In Pseudomonas sp. MYb327, one DNA window encodes the following:
- a CDS encoding polyamine ABC transporter substrate-binding protein, with protein sequence MLRKTLTLAPLLLVASISQAADTVKIYNWSDYIAPDTTKNFQKETGIAFTYDVYDSNETLDGKLMTGKSGYDVVFPSNHFMARQIEGKALKTLDKSQLPNWKNLNPVLLKALQTNDPGNEHGFPYLWGSTGIGYNIAKVKAVLGDNAPVDSWDLIFKPENMEKLQKCGVAILDNGPELLPAALNYLGLPHHSKNPEDYKKAEALLMKVRPYISYFHSSKYTSDLANGDICVAVGFSGDILQAESRAKEAKNGIDIGYAIPKEGAAIWFDMVAMPVDAPDEKAGYPFMNYLLRPDVMASITNYVHYANGNEQADSLVDPAIKNDTKVYPSPEMMGKLFALEAMPLNIDRIRTRVWNKIRTGS encoded by the coding sequence AAAGACACTGACCCTCGCGCCGCTATTGCTGGTCGCTTCAATCAGTCAGGCGGCGGACACCGTCAAGATCTACAACTGGTCGGACTACATCGCGCCGGACACCACGAAAAACTTCCAGAAAGAAACCGGCATCGCCTTCACTTACGACGTCTACGACAGCAACGAAACCCTCGACGGCAAGTTGATGACCGGCAAATCCGGCTACGACGTGGTGTTCCCGTCCAACCACTTCATGGCACGCCAGATCGAAGGCAAGGCGCTGAAGACACTCGACAAGAGCCAATTGCCGAACTGGAAAAACCTCAACCCGGTGCTGCTCAAAGCCTTGCAAACCAACGATCCGGGTAACGAACACGGCTTCCCGTACCTGTGGGGCAGCACCGGTATCGGCTACAACATTGCCAAGGTGAAAGCGGTGTTGGGCGACAACGCGCCGGTGGATTCCTGGGACCTGATCTTCAAGCCAGAAAACATGGAAAAGTTGCAGAAATGCGGCGTGGCCATCCTCGATAACGGCCCGGAACTGCTGCCGGCCGCGCTTAATTACCTGGGCCTGCCGCATCACAGTAAAAACCCGGAAGACTACAAGAAAGCCGAAGCGTTGCTGATGAAAGTACGGCCTTACATCAGCTATTTCCACTCGTCCAAGTACACCAGCGACCTGGCCAACGGCGATATTTGCGTGGCGGTCGGGTTCTCCGGCGACATCCTGCAAGCCGAGAGCCGTGCCAAGGAAGCCAAGAATGGCATCGACATCGGCTACGCGATTCCCAAGGAAGGCGCGGCTATCTGGTTCGACATGGTGGCCATGCCCGTCGATGCCCCGGACGAAAAGGCCGGCTACCCCTTCATGAACTACCTGCTGCGTCCGGACGTCATGGCCAGCATCACTAACTATGTGCATTACGCCAATGGCAACGAACAGGCAGACAGCCTCGTCGATCCGGCCATCAAGAACGACACCAAGGTCTATCCGAGCCCGGAAATGATGGGGAAATTGTTCGCCCTGGAAGCGATGCCATTGAACATCGACCGGATTCGTACACGGGTATGGAACAAGATTCGCACCGGCAGTTGA
- a CDS encoding YgdI/YgdR family lipoprotein — protein sequence MNIKTLGLPLAVAAFLALAGCATPTVVTLQNGTQYLTKDMPQTKTKDGFYEFEDISGAMVKVRADEVATIRQED from the coding sequence ATGAACATCAAGACTCTGGGTCTGCCCCTGGCAGTAGCGGCGTTTCTGGCTCTGGCCGGTTGCGCGACGCCAACGGTCGTCACCCTGCAGAATGGCACCCAGTATCTGACCAAGGACATGCCGCAAACCAAGACCAAGGATGGCTTCTACGAATTCGAAGATATTTCCGGTGCGATGGTCAAGGTCAGGGCTGACGAAGTGGCCACGATTCGCCAGGAAGACTGA
- a CDS encoding VRR-NUC domain-containing protein, giving the protein MTANPLDDPFYYLNNFMQVLDWLEHRYADVLSVEEQQFIAECNRLSRESRALLVRIVMRKGIHFRLSKLHYAEIGDIASAAEPLLTLGWIDEQLPLSIEALFEVLLKAEILQCLGSAIDHPKGKKIDWLPALSEQFPEAKVFRDWCPALDDRLFSLTIMGLCDRLRLMFFGNLYQDWSEFVLADLGIFTYEKVEFCADSRGLRSREDVEACMFLHACQQQFEAGEALAGIVEQVNGLTLSNPWLQRRRDKLLFQMAQHCERMADFSTALALYRTCTYPGARLRLIRVLERCGEYELALELAARAEQAPESATEQQLLLRMLPRLRRKLGGPPMKRRSPQAMLRLDLQLPRTDPLMSVEYYVQSHLSEESAPVHYVENGLINSLFGLLCWPAIFAPLPGAFFHPFQRGPVDLLNEDFHSRRADLFQACLAELDDGRYRQTIRERYVQKWGVQSPFVFWGMLSEELLEQALDCLPAAHLNHWFNRLLLDIKANRAGMPDLIQFWPQQKTYRMIEVKGPGDRLQDNQLRWLEFCHEHRMPIAVCYVQWAEQSA; this is encoded by the coding sequence GTGACTGCAAATCCCCTCGACGATCCGTTCTATTACCTCAACAACTTCATGCAAGTGCTTGATTGGCTTGAGCATCGCTATGCCGATGTGTTGAGCGTCGAGGAGCAACAATTCATTGCTGAGTGCAATCGGTTGTCGCGTGAATCCCGGGCGCTATTGGTCAGGATAGTCATGCGCAAAGGAATTCACTTCAGACTCAGCAAACTTCACTACGCCGAGATCGGTGATATCGCCAGTGCTGCCGAGCCATTGCTGACGTTGGGGTGGATTGATGAGCAGTTGCCACTGTCGATCGAGGCGCTGTTCGAAGTGTTGCTCAAGGCTGAGATTCTTCAATGTCTGGGCAGTGCCATCGATCATCCCAAGGGAAAAAAAATAGATTGGCTGCCTGCACTGAGCGAGCAATTCCCTGAAGCAAAAGTCTTCAGAGACTGGTGCCCGGCGCTGGATGACCGTTTGTTCAGCCTGACCATCATGGGCCTGTGCGATCGCCTGCGCTTGATGTTTTTCGGCAATCTTTACCAGGACTGGTCCGAGTTCGTGCTGGCTGACCTGGGCATTTTTACCTACGAAAAGGTCGAGTTCTGCGCCGATTCCCGGGGCTTGCGCAGCCGCGAGGACGTCGAAGCCTGCATGTTCCTCCACGCGTGCCAGCAACAGTTCGAAGCCGGTGAGGCGCTGGCGGGCATTGTTGAGCAGGTCAACGGGCTGACATTGAGCAATCCCTGGCTACAACGGCGTCGAGACAAACTGCTGTTCCAGATGGCCCAGCATTGCGAACGCATGGCGGATTTTTCCACCGCGTTGGCTCTGTACCGAACATGCACATATCCCGGTGCCCGCTTGCGGCTGATCCGCGTGCTGGAGCGTTGTGGCGAATATGAGTTGGCGCTGGAGCTGGCGGCGCGAGCGGAGCAAGCCCCAGAAAGCGCCACCGAGCAACAGCTGTTGCTCAGGATGTTGCCGAGGTTGCGCCGTAAATTGGGTGGGCCGCCGATGAAACGTCGTTCCCCGCAAGCAATGCTGCGCCTGGACCTGCAACTGCCCAGGACCGACCCGCTGATGTCGGTGGAGTATTACGTTCAGTCGCACTTGTCGGAAGAATCGGCGCCGGTGCACTACGTCGAAAACGGCCTGATCAACTCGCTGTTCGGTCTGCTGTGCTGGCCGGCGATTTTCGCGCCGCTGCCGGGGGCGTTTTTTCACCCGTTCCAGCGCGGCCCGGTGGATCTACTGAATGAGGATTTCCATAGCCGCCGGGCCGATTTGTTCCAGGCGTGCCTCGCGGAACTTGACGACGGACGCTACCGCCAGACCATCCGTGAGCGTTATGTACAAAAGTGGGGTGTTCAATCGCCCTTCGTATTCTGGGGAATGCTCAGCGAAGAGCTGCTGGAACAAGCCCTCGATTGTTTGCCGGCCGCGCACCTCAACCACTGGTTCAACCGCTTGCTGCTGGACATCAAGGCCAATCGCGCCGGTATGCCGGACCTGATCCAGTTCTGGCCGCAGCAAAAGACCTACCGCATGATCGAAGTCAAGGGCCCGGGGGATCGCTTGCAGGACAACCAGTTGCGCTGGCTGGAGTTCTGCCACGAGCACCGCATGCCGATTGCCGTTTGCTACGTGCAATGGGCGGAGCAGAGCGCTTGA